The proteins below are encoded in one region of Enhydrobacter sp.:
- a CDS encoding epoxide hydrolase family protein yields the protein MPLRLEWRSDNSTGRTDMTRADLKAELSGTAIDPFSIAVPDVILQDLQDRLSRVRWPDEVPGAGWNLGADLTYLRGLIKYWRDTYDWRARERALNRYPQFTTSIRGTRVHFIHECGEGNAPYPLLLSHGWPGSIVEFQQLIPRLTHPSAFGGRAEDAFTVIVPSLPGHGFSYSTGQARLGIIEIADVLADLMTGTLGYKRFAAHGHDWGAFLATRLGFAHADHLLGIHITLLAVPREPVQAPNTPQELRFNEQLANWLREETGYSTMMGTKPQTLSYGLTDSPVGLAAWIIEKFRSWSDCGGDVDAHFSRDVLLDNIMIYWVTGAINSSFWPYYARIHGPWIVPSGEKVQVPTGYAEFPREILTPPQSVAETLYGNIQRWSLMQRGGHFPALEDPDALAQEIVSFFRPLRTSSSER from the coding sequence ATGCCGCTGCGCCTCGAATGGAGATCTGACAATTCAACGGGGCGTACTGATATGACGCGCGCGGATTTGAAAGCTGAGTTATCAGGAACGGCAATCGATCCCTTCTCGATTGCCGTTCCTGATGTCATTCTGCAGGACTTGCAGGATCGCTTATCGCGTGTCCGCTGGCCAGATGAAGTGCCAGGCGCTGGATGGAACCTTGGTGCGGATCTCACCTATCTGCGGGGGCTAATCAAATATTGGCGTGACACGTACGATTGGCGGGCTCGCGAGCGAGCTCTCAATCGTTACCCGCAATTCACTACGAGCATTCGCGGCACGCGCGTGCACTTCATCCATGAATGTGGCGAAGGCAACGCTCCATACCCGCTTCTCCTGTCTCATGGCTGGCCTGGATCAATTGTAGAATTCCAGCAGCTTATCCCAAGACTCACTCACCCTTCGGCATTCGGGGGGCGCGCCGAAGACGCCTTCACCGTTATCGTGCCATCACTCCCCGGTCATGGCTTCTCGTATTCAACTGGCCAAGCTCGGCTCGGTATCATAGAGATCGCCGACGTCTTGGCCGACCTGATGACCGGGACGCTGGGCTACAAGCGCTTCGCTGCTCATGGGCATGACTGGGGCGCCTTTCTGGCAACGCGGCTCGGCTTCGCTCATGCGGACCACCTTCTTGGAATCCACATCACGTTGCTTGCGGTCCCGCGAGAGCCGGTTCAGGCACCGAATACGCCTCAGGAATTGCGGTTTAACGAGCAACTTGCCAATTGGCTACGCGAAGAGACCGGATATTCCACGATGATGGGTACCAAGCCGCAGACTCTCTCGTATGGTCTGACCGATTCGCCGGTGGGTCTTGCTGCGTGGATCATCGAGAAGTTCAGAAGCTGGAGCGATTGCGGTGGTGACGTAGACGCTCACTTCTCTCGCGACGTGCTGCTCGACAACATCATGATCTATTGGGTGACAGGCGCCATAAACTCAAGCTTTTGGCCTTACTATGCCCGCATCCATGGCCCCTGGATCGTTCCGTCGGGCGAAAAGGTACAGGTCCCCACTGGATACGCGGAGTTTCCACGCGAGATTCTTACGCCGCCGCAGTCTGTCGCCGAAACACTTTACGGAAATATACAACGCTGGAGTTTGATGCAGCGCGGGGGGCACTTTCCTGCGCTCGAAGATCCGGACGCCCTAGCTCAAGAAATCGTCAGCTTTTTTCGCCCTCTTCGTACATCCAGTAGCGAGCGGTGA
- a CDS encoding cupin domain-containing protein, producing MEKTQTVQGAGQAAAVAVEAALAAPRTRPSNYPEQFALRMAGREKRPLGDLFGLTNFGVNLTRLSPGASSALRHRHSRQDEFIYVLEGEPTLVTDEGEAKLRPGMCAGFAAGGTAHYLRNETGCDVLYIEVGDRTPGDEVTYPDDDLRAEMAPDGKYRFVRKNGSPW from the coding sequence ATGGAGAAAACCCAGACGGTGCAGGGGGCGGGCCAAGCCGCCGCCGTTGCGGTTGAGGCGGCGCTGGCCGCGCCGCGAACAAGACCATCCAACTATCCTGAACAGTTTGCCTTGCGCATGGCTGGGCGCGAAAAGCGGCCGCTCGGTGATCTGTTTGGTCTTACCAATTTTGGCGTGAATCTTACACGACTATCGCCAGGAGCTTCATCTGCGCTGCGCCACCGCCACAGCCGCCAGGACGAGTTCATTTATGTGTTGGAGGGTGAGCCTACGCTCGTAACGGACGAGGGGGAGGCGAAGCTACGCCCAGGCATGTGCGCGGGCTTTGCGGCCGGAGGTACCGCTCATTATCTCCGTAATGAGACGGGCTGTGACGTACTTTACATCGAGGTGGGGGATCGAACACCTGGTGACGAGGTGACATATCCAGACGATGATTTGCGTGCGGAAATGGCTCCAGACGGAAAGTACCGGTTTGTCCGCAAGAACGGCAGCCCCTGGTGA
- the cysE gene encoding serine O-acetyltransferase gives MESQERICVEPPEVSPWDTIQVEAAELIEKEPLLRNLVSRLVCKGGTLQQALAIRLADLLQAPGVRAADLADLFAEIVSGNPTIAICAARDLEAVRTRDPACETYLHALINFKGFQALQAHRIAHRLWLDERTELASWISNRASLVLGPDIHPAARIGLGIMLDHGSGIVIGETAVVESDVSILQNVTLGGTGKTGGDRHPKVRQGVMIGAGAKVIGNIEIGEFSKVAAGSVVLKSVPPHCTVAGVPAQIVRIHNAAAAPAISMDQSI, from the coding sequence TTGGAAAGCCAAGAAAGAATATGCGTTGAGCCTCCCGAGGTTTCGCCCTGGGACACTATTCAGGTTGAGGCCGCTGAGCTCATTGAAAAGGAGCCCTTGCTTCGAAATCTGGTTTCACGGCTCGTTTGCAAAGGCGGTACGCTGCAACAGGCGCTGGCCATCAGGTTGGCCGATCTGCTGCAGGCTCCGGGCGTCAGGGCCGCGGATTTGGCGGACCTGTTTGCGGAGATCGTGTCGGGAAACCCGACAATAGCGATATGTGCCGCGCGTGACCTTGAGGCGGTTCGGACCCGCGATCCAGCGTGTGAAACATACCTTCATGCCCTCATAAACTTCAAAGGCTTTCAGGCATTACAAGCCCATCGCATCGCCCATCGACTCTGGCTAGACGAGCGAACGGAGCTCGCCTCGTGGATATCAAACCGGGCGTCACTTGTCTTGGGACCGGATATTCATCCGGCAGCGCGAATAGGTCTTGGTATTATGCTTGATCACGGATCGGGGATAGTTATCGGCGAGACGGCAGTTGTCGAAAGCGACGTCTCAATTCTGCAAAATGTCACCTTGGGCGGAACCGGAAAGACTGGTGGCGATCGTCACCCCAAGGTCCGGCAGGGCGTAATGATTGGCGCCGGTGCAAAGGTCATTGGCAACATCGAGATCGGAGAATTTTCCAAAGTTGCTGCCGGGAGCGTGGTCTTGAAATCTGTCCCGCCGCACTGCACCGTCGCTGGCGTGCCTGCGCAGATTGTGCGCATCCATAACGCGGCAGCGGCGCCTGCTATATCGATGGACCAAAGTATTTGA
- a CDS encoding GNAT family N-acetyltransferase, which produces MMVSPLRKPPLPVSCLRSMHERVLLLSSKSANRPSAASKTMEADLLIRAFRGDDASAVRTLFERVNRELAPPGLRERFEQYITIALRDEINRIPDYYGSSPGRGFWVAEDPSGALIGFFGLEPAGDDSSELRRMYVAPECRRRGVGRTLLAEAERLCVLAGLHRLVLSTSELQPAAVSLYRRAGYRLIREESAGEATHKTVGGGLRRFHFEKTLANEIRNGENPDGAGGGPSRRRCG; this is translated from the coding sequence ATGATGGTCTCGCCATTGAGGAAGCCGCCTTTGCCCGTATCGTGCCTACGGTCGATGCACGAGAGGGTGTTGCTGCTTTCGTCGAAAAGCGCCAACCGACCTTCCGCGGCGTCTAAAACAATGGAAGCCGATTTGCTCATCCGTGCGTTTAGAGGTGACGACGCATCAGCTGTGCGGACGCTGTTCGAGAGAGTGAATCGTGAACTCGCTCCGCCTGGGCTTCGCGAGCGCTTCGAACAATACATCACCATCGCACTACGGGATGAGATCAATCGAATTCCTGATTATTACGGGTCGAGCCCAGGCCGCGGGTTCTGGGTCGCAGAGGATCCTTCCGGTGCGCTGATCGGCTTTTTTGGACTCGAGCCCGCTGGTGACGATAGCTCCGAGCTGCGCCGGATGTATGTGGCTCCTGAGTGTAGGCGTCGCGGTGTCGGTCGGACACTACTTGCGGAGGCTGAACGACTTTGCGTCCTCGCAGGCTTGCATCGGCTCGTTCTTAGTACATCGGAATTACAGCCTGCAGCGGTCTCTCTTTACCGTCGGGCTGGCTATCGTTTGATAAGGGAAGAAAGTGCGGGCGAAGCAACGCACAAGACAGTGGGCGGCGGCCTCCGCAGATTTCACTTCGAAAAGACCTTAGCGAATGAGATACGCAATGGAGAAAACCCAGACGGTGCAGGGGGCGGGCCAAGCCGCCGCCGTTGCGGTTGA
- a CDS encoding helix-turn-helix domain-containing protein, whose product MVRRTSFESASCPIARTLDTVGDWWSLLIVRDAFDGASRFSQFQKSLAVSKGILTVRLRELIARGVLRTTPASDGSAYEEYVLTERGRALFPVLVALRQWGEDHCFGPNEPHSVLIDNSTGQPIAPLQVRSATGREVSFADTTVKKVIKTAVAKKPSHTRRRTRRLQAPNSRTQSH is encoded by the coding sequence TTGGTCCGACGCACGAGTTTCGAGTCAGCGAGTTGTCCCATTGCGCGGACGTTAGACACCGTTGGTGATTGGTGGTCGCTGCTTATTGTTCGCGACGCCTTTGACGGGGCCAGCCGGTTCAGTCAGTTCCAGAAGAGTCTCGCCGTCTCCAAAGGAATTCTCACAGTTCGCCTGCGCGAATTGATCGCTCGGGGCGTACTCAGAACGACGCCGGCATCGGATGGAAGCGCCTACGAGGAATACGTATTGACCGAGCGCGGACGAGCCCTCTTCCCTGTATTGGTCGCTCTGCGCCAGTGGGGAGAAGATCATTGCTTCGGACCCAACGAACCGCATTCAGTGCTGATCGACAATAGCACTGGACAGCCGATTGCTCCGCTGCAGGTCCGCTCGGCGACCGGGCGTGAGGTAAGCTTCGCCGATACCACCGTCAAAAAGGTCATCAAGACAGCGGTGGCCAAGAAGCCATCCCACACTCGACGCCGAACTCGGCGGTTGCAGGCTCCAAATTCCAGAACGCAATCTCATTAA
- a CDS encoding transposase domain-containing protein, which translates to MVETCKLNAVDPQRYLADTLARLVNGWPQSRIDELLPWASTAGNAV; encoded by the coding sequence CTGGTCGAGACCTGCAAGCTGAACGCTGTCGATCCGCAGCGCTACCTCGCTGACACGCTCGCCCGCCTCGTCAACGGATGGCCTCAGTCCCGTATCGACGAGCTCCTGCCGTGGGCCAGCACCGCCGGAAACGCAGTGTAA
- a CDS encoding enoyl-CoA hydratase-related protein → MDSGTAPQVLREDRGPVAMLTLNRPRKLNALSNEMIAALMAALDEIELDRRLRAVVITGAGRAFSAGADIAAFQRHIEAGAPEAVVHFMRPGHQMTRRVESFPKPIIGAVNGIAFGGGCELIEATHVALAAETATFSKAEINIGIIPTFGGTQRLPRNVGRKAAIELILTGRVFDANEAARLGLVNRVVTDAELISKTMALAEDLAAKPPLTVAAALAAVHRGMDSSIDDGLAIEEAAFARIVPTVDAREGVAAFVEKRQPTFRGV, encoded by the coding sequence ATGGACAGCGGCACCGCGCCGCAAGTGCTACGCGAAGATCGCGGTCCTGTGGCGATGCTGACCTTAAATCGCCCGCGAAAACTGAACGCGCTAAGTAACGAGATGATTGCGGCCTTGATGGCCGCTCTGGATGAAATTGAGCTCGATCGGCGTCTTCGGGCGGTCGTAATTACGGGCGCCGGACGTGCCTTCAGCGCGGGCGCTGACATTGCGGCGTTTCAGCGGCACATCGAAGCCGGGGCTCCGGAAGCCGTGGTTCATTTTATGAGACCCGGTCATCAGATGACGCGCCGCGTAGAGAGCTTCCCGAAGCCCATTATTGGCGCCGTAAATGGCATTGCGTTTGGCGGAGGTTGCGAACTGATCGAGGCAACTCACGTTGCGCTCGCCGCGGAGACGGCGACCTTTTCAAAGGCGGAGATTAACATCGGAATCATTCCCACTTTTGGCGGTACGCAACGTTTGCCACGCAACGTCGGACGCAAAGCCGCGATCGAACTGATCTTGACCGGTCGTGTCTTCGACGCGAACGAGGCGGCTCGGCTCGGGCTCGTAAACAGAGTGGTAACGGATGCCGAACTGATCTCAAAAACAATGGCGCTGGCGGAGGATTTGGCTGCCAAGCCGCCCCTGACGGTCGCTGCTGCACTGGCAGCGGTTCATCGCGGTATGGATAGCTCGATTGATGATGGTCTCGCCATTGAGGAAGCCGCCTTTGCCCGTATCGTGCCTACGGTCGATGCACGAGAGGGTGTTGCTGCTTTCGTCGAAAAGCGCCAACCGACCTTCCGCGGCGTCTAA
- a CDS encoding MFS transporter: MDANMRTGLTQTIGSPRSAETSSASAPLGGSSILPRTIVLLFAAACALSVANIYFAHPLLDEMARDLAITPATIGIVVTLTQVGYGAGLIFLVPLGDLIDRRRLIVGQALLSSAALVVVGVAPNSTTLLIGMVGVGVLAVAVQVLVAFAANLAHPSERGEVVGVVQSGVVVGILLARFAAGALADVGGWRLVYFTSAGITAVMAALLFRILPRSPQESAAGSYPQLLRSLVMLFREEPILRVRAGLGMLVFAAINIFWAPLVLPLSVPPFSLSHTQIGLFGLVGLAGALGASRAGRLADRGFHERTTGFALGLMLASWSLIALMGVSLWILVVGIVMLDFAVQAVHVTNQSLIFARRPEARSRLVGVYMLFYSVGCGSGAIASTATYAAFGWLGVCTLGAVVSVMAVLFWVGTLRGTR, translated from the coding sequence ATGGACGCGAACATGAGAACCGGACTCACGCAGACAATCGGCTCGCCTCGTAGTGCCGAGACATCATCGGCCAGTGCTCCGCTCGGAGGTTCGTCCATTCTGCCACGTACGATTGTGCTGCTGTTTGCGGCTGCGTGCGCCTTGAGCGTGGCGAACATTTATTTCGCACATCCCTTGCTCGATGAGATGGCTCGCGATCTTGCGATCACTCCGGCGACAATCGGCATTGTCGTAACGCTGACGCAAGTCGGATACGGCGCTGGCCTGATCTTTCTTGTCCCTCTGGGCGATCTGATAGACCGCCGCCGACTTATAGTTGGTCAAGCTCTCCTTTCGAGCGCGGCACTGGTTGTGGTTGGCGTCGCGCCGAATTCGACAACGTTGCTGATCGGTATGGTTGGTGTTGGGGTGCTAGCGGTGGCGGTACAGGTGCTGGTGGCTTTCGCCGCGAATTTGGCGCATCCGTCTGAGCGTGGCGAAGTCGTTGGAGTGGTGCAGAGCGGTGTCGTGGTGGGCATCTTGTTGGCCCGCTTCGCTGCAGGTGCGTTGGCCGACGTCGGCGGTTGGCGGCTGGTCTATTTCACGTCGGCGGGGATCACCGCCGTAATGGCCGCATTGCTGTTTAGAATTCTTCCGCGTAGCCCTCAAGAGAGTGCCGCGGGATCATATCCCCAACTTCTACGCTCCCTGGTAATGCTGTTCCGGGAGGAACCGATACTGCGGGTGCGCGCAGGTCTTGGAATGCTAGTCTTTGCAGCAATCAACATATTCTGGGCGCCCCTTGTACTTCCGCTGAGTGTACCGCCCTTCTCCTTGTCACACACTCAGATAGGCCTGTTCGGGTTGGTAGGTCTAGCCGGAGCACTGGGCGCAAGTCGCGCGGGACGGCTCGCAGATCGCGGCTTCCATGAGCGCACGACAGGATTTGCGCTAGGCCTGATGCTGGCTTCTTGGAGCCTCATCGCCCTCATGGGCGTATCGCTGTGGATCTTGGTGGTAGGGATTGTGATGCTCGATTTCGCTGTGCAGGCGGTTCACGTCACAAATCAGAGCTTGATTTTCGCTCGGCGACCGGAAGCCAGAAGCAGACTCGTTGGTGTTTACATGCTTTTCTATTCCGTCGGATGCGGCTCTGGCGCAATTGCATCTACAGCTACCTATGCGGCGTTCGGCTGGCTGGGTGTGTGCACTTTGGGTGCAGTTGTCAGCGTGATGGCTGTCCTGTTTTGGGTCGGCACCTTGCGTGGTACTCGGTAA
- a CDS encoding LysR family transcriptional regulator has translation MPIDHANLSRLDLNLLVAFDALIAERHVTRAAQRVGLGQSAMSHNLRRLRDLFGDELLTRSGSEMIPTPRAAQLADRVRALLAQLQSSVLSATIFDPRLSDRHFAIGMSPSLEISIGPTLLASINREAPNVSLSLHSEAPEVMLRALDEGQLDLAIGAFTEGEVHHKRRLLREAEGYLCLFDAERVGLRAPLSPEDFCRLPQVTVLSTDSVSQLLDQSLQALGISRRVIYRTPHVMALPFLLRETGAIAILCYRTAMICARTFGLATSPIPFPLPPQHVAAVWHTSNDQEPGHKWLRQKLLTTAVVLKSQEEDGGTAPHRSAQPVGRTPPPVVPLRVESLKGSH, from the coding sequence ATGCCCATCGACCACGCTAATCTCTCCAGGCTCGACCTAAACCTGCTCGTGGCGTTTGACGCCCTCATAGCGGAACGGCACGTCACGCGCGCAGCACAGCGAGTCGGCCTTGGCCAATCCGCGATGAGCCACAACTTGCGTCGCTTACGTGACCTCTTCGGTGACGAGTTGCTGACTCGATCGGGGAGCGAAATGATACCCACGCCTCGCGCTGCTCAGTTGGCCGATCGAGTTCGAGCCTTGCTAGCCCAGTTGCAGTCATCCGTACTTTCCGCAACGATTTTCGATCCGCGCCTGTCTGATCGGCACTTTGCGATCGGTATGTCACCGAGCCTTGAGATCTCGATCGGGCCAACGCTCCTCGCCAGCATCAATCGGGAAGCGCCGAACGTCAGCCTATCGCTCCACAGCGAAGCGCCAGAGGTTATGCTGCGAGCTCTCGATGAGGGGCAACTGGACCTCGCAATAGGTGCTTTCACAGAGGGCGAGGTCCATCATAAGCGTCGGCTCCTTCGGGAGGCGGAGGGTTACCTGTGCCTGTTCGATGCTGAGCGCGTCGGCTTGCGGGCGCCGCTCTCACCCGAAGACTTTTGCCGGCTTCCCCAGGTTACTGTGCTCTCGACCGACAGCGTCTCGCAATTGCTCGATCAGAGCTTACAGGCTTTGGGCATCAGCCGCCGCGTGATTTACCGTACGCCGCACGTGATGGCCCTTCCGTTTTTACTACGCGAGACCGGCGCAATCGCTATCCTTTGCTACCGAACGGCGATGATCTGTGCGAGGACATTTGGCTTGGCGACGAGCCCCATTCCGTTTCCTTTGCCACCACAACACGTCGCGGCTGTCTGGCACACCTCGAACGACCAAGAGCCTGGGCACAAATGGCTACGGCAAAAGTTGCTGACTACAGCGGTGGTGCTGAAGAGCCAGGAGGAAGACGGCGGGACTGCACCGCATCGCTCAGCCCAGCCGGTGGGACGAACGCCGCCGCCAGTAGTGCCTCTTCGGGTAGAGTCGTTGAAGGGCTCGCATTGA
- a CDS encoding antibiotic biosynthesis monooxygenase: MNEVGWIVDLDILPDQVDAFYALTLEMINAAHSEPGCLSYERFFTGDRRKCRILERYESSEAALHHLGSFREAFGPRYEQMVNRRSFWIFGQPSRALAEELNRFTSELHPHVVGFHD, from the coding sequence ATGAACGAGGTCGGGTGGATTGTCGATCTCGACATCTTGCCGGACCAAGTCGATGCATTTTATGCGCTGACGCTCGAAATGATCAATGCTGCGCATAGTGAGCCCGGCTGTCTATCCTACGAGCGCTTTTTTACCGGCGACCGACGGAAATGTCGTATACTTGAGCGGTATGAGAGTTCGGAGGCCGCGCTTCATCACCTCGGAAGTTTCCGGGAGGCATTCGGTCCACGTTACGAGCAAATGGTAAATCGACGCTCGTTCTGGATCTTTGGGCAGCCAAGTCGAGCTCTCGCTGAAGAACTTAATCGCTTCACTTCGGAGCTTCACCCGCATGTCGTGGGCTTTCATGACTAG